One genomic segment of Helianthus annuus cultivar XRQ/B chromosome 14, HanXRQr2.0-SUNRISE, whole genome shotgun sequence includes these proteins:
- the LOC110907854 gene encoding protein FAR1-RELATED SEQUENCE 5-like translates to MTDPIRIVETLAVDGRRSRGKPKMTLDERIRQDLLDLHLFEDMVEDRTSWRRRIKVKEFYEFGLDGPSYQPRGVEHVSPSSGKKTYTPNSPPSMTPVEGMVFDTVDAAYIFYKAYAQAGGWTVRKGTEHTNHGVTVNKYFVCSKEGHKVFKPVDTLSDQPPKRWVRRVPSKRTGCQAEFRIKLNDDKKYLLYYFREAHNHAFVHEEDLHFLRENRSLTRSHEDMIKKMSNLNIGPVRAFNIMKELCGGFDNVGATKCDFKNFKKELNVFIGEFDAEMLVKRLTRKKEFLPNFTCEYQTTEEGVLKCLFWADEDMKRNFYMFGDVVSFDATYKRNKYNMMFVPFTGIDNHNRNVTLGASIIGSETTETYSWLLNVFKDAFGYAPRVIVTDQDPAMKRAIEDVWPDSRHRLCMWHIMDKLTTKVGPTICANTDFRKRLSAIVWTDSLLHEAFETEWAAVLNEFNLSDHEWLVYIYGIRQSWIPAYYREEEMSGLMRTSSRSESENHFFGKICNPKCTLVEFLSHFDTAVEAQRHEHRKNDHDTRYTSPDIWNPDFVLEKQASETYTRTIFFDVQLEIQHGIHRCASVRLEHIADFIKFYVKDLDQPATAFYEVMIREEDVTVKCSCNRFEQFGLLCSHVFCVLRILDVREFPRQYILRRWTREAVPNSLPGSILTDGGDPDRSVEVNQCIREISNVTEYVINKLVSKFDEMCNFRDHIKQFMSVADDAQFDAPPKSRRNRFAELLGVAPTETTTIRVPIGTRFKGCGSHKRMKSKKEQAISQAGKKRRRCSKCKKFGHNNRTCGKYNVKEKDASTSKKADVGVEDVEDTDGDAGTSSDDGDDVFYTSETAEDADDEQMLE, encoded by the exons ATGACAGACCCGATTAGAATAGTTGAAACACTCGCGGTAGATGGAAGGAGGAGTAGAGGCAAACCGAAAATGACGTTGGATGAGCGGATTAGGCAAGATTTGCTAGATTTGCACCTCTTTGAGGACATGGTCGAGGACAGAACttcgtggagacgtaggattaaggttaaagaGTTTTATGAGTTTGGCTTAG ACGGCCCCAGTTATCAACCACGTGGCGTAGAACATGTTTCTCCGAGTTCGGGAAAAAAGACATACACTCCAAACTCACCACCCTCGATGACTCCAGTCGAGGGCATGGTTTTTGACACGGTAGATGCTGCCTACATTTTCTACAAAGCATATGCACAGGCGGGTGGCTGGACTGTAAGGAAGGGAACGGAGCATACCAATCATGGTGTTACAGTAAATAAGTATTTTGTATGCTCAAAAGAGGGCCATAAAGTTTTTAAACCTGTTGACACTTTATCCGATCAGCCTCCTAAAAGATGGGTACGTAGGGTACCATCAAAGAGGACTGGTTGCCAAGCGGAGTTTCGAATAAAGTTGAACGATGATAAGAAGTATCTGTTATACTACTTTAGAGAGGCGCACAACCACGCTTTCGTGCATGAAGAAGATCTCCACTTTCTCAGGGAAAATAGAAGCCTCACCCGTTCGCACGAGGATATGATAAAGAAGATGTCCAACTTGAATATTGGACCGGTTCGAGCATTCAACATCATGAAGGAGTTGTGTGGTGGTTTTGATAATGTCGGGGCGACCAAATGTGacttcaaaaattttaaaaaagaaCTCAATGTGTTCATTGGTGAGTTTGATGCCGAGATGCTTGTCAAGCGGCTAACTAGGAAAAAAGAGTTTTTACCTAATTTTACGTGTGAATACCAAACTACTGAGGAAGGTGTCTTGAAGTGTCTGTTCTGGGCTGATGAGGACATGAAAAGAAATTTTTATATGTTCGGTGATGTTGTGTCCTTTGATGCCACGTACAAGCGAAACAA GTATAACATGATGTTCGTGCCTTTCACTGGGATTGACAATCACAATCGGAATGTCACACTTGGTGCTTCTATTATTGGTTCCGAAACAACTGAGACATATAGTTGGCTACTTAATGTGTTTAAGGACGCATTTGGATATGCACCACGAGTAATTGTTACTGACCAAGACCCTGCAATGAAGAGGGCTATTGAGGATGTTTGGCCTGATTCAAGGCATCGGTTATGCATGTGGCATATCATGGATAAACTTACCACAAAG GTTGGACCAACTATTTGTGCAAACACCGATTTCAGGAAAAGGTTGTCTGCAATTGTCTGGACGGATTCTTTATTGCATGAAGCCTTTGAGACCGAATGGGCGGCTGTATTAAATGAGTTTAACTTATCCGACCACGAATGGCTCGTATATATATATGGGATTCGTCAGTCATGGATCCCAGCGTATTATCGTGAAGAAGAAATGTCGGGTCTTATGCGCACGTCTTCCCGTTCCGAAAGCGAGAACCATTTCTTTGGTAAGATTTGCAATCCCAAGTGTACTTTGGTGGAGTTTCTCAGCCACTTCGACACGGCTGTTGAGGCCCAAAGGCACGAGCACCGTAAGAACGACCACGATACCCGTTATACTTCGCCCGATATATGGAATCCTGATTTTGTTCTTGAGAAACAAGCATCCGAGACATATACCAGAACGATTTTTTTTGATGTTCAATTGGAAATTCAACACGGTATTCACCGGTGTGCTAGCGTCAGATTAGAGCATATTGCtgattttatcaagttttatgtCAAGGATCTAGATCAGCCAGCAACTGCATTTTATGAG GTCATGATACGTGAGGAGGACGTTACAGTTAAATGCAGCTGTAACAGGTTTGAGCAGTTTGGGCTATTGTGCAGTCATGTTTTTTGTGTTTTGAGGATTCTTGATGTAAGGGAGTTTCCTAGACAATATATTTTGAGGCGGTGGACTCGCGAAGCAGTTCCAAATAGTTTACCCGGGTCCATCCTTACTGATGGGGGCGATCCAGATCGGAGCGTTGAGGTCAACCAGTGCATTCGTGAGATTAGTAATGTAACCGAGTATGTTATAAATAAGTTGGTATCCAAGTTTGACGAGATGTGTAATTTTCGTGACCACATCAAGCAGTTTATGTCAGTTGCTGATGATGCTCAGTTTGACGCCCCTCCTAAGTCAAGACGTAATAGGTTTGCCGAACTACTTGGTGTTGCTCCTACGGAAACGACGACTATTCGTGTTCCTATTGGTACTAGGTTTAAGGGCTGTGGATCACATAAACGCATGAAATCTAAAAAGGAGCAAGCTATAAGTCAAGCTGGGAAGAAACGTAGGCGATGTTCAAAGTGTAAGAAATTTGGTCACAATAATCGCACATGCGGAAAATATAATGTGAAAGAAAAGGATGCAAGCACTTCAAAGAAGGCTGATGTTGGTGTTGAAGACGTAGAAGATACTGATGGAGATGCTGGAACTAGCTCAGATGATGGGGATGATGTGTTTTACACATCAGAAACAGCTGAAGATGCAGATGACGAACAGATGCTGGAGTAG